The DNA region GCGATGCGCTCGATCGACAAGCGGGGACAGGTCTTCCACTGGGAGGGCGAGGCCCCGTACGGCGACGGCCTCGACGCGCTGATCGCGCAGTGCGCAATTCCCACGGAGAAGCGACTGGTGCAGGTACAGCAGGCGCTGCGGGCGGCGCTCGTGGACCCGACGGTGGTCGAGCGCGTCTTCGACGCCACGGCCATCGATCCCTGGTTCCTCGACCAGATTTTGCTCATCAACGAGGTCGCACTCGAGGTCGCAGAAGCGGAGGAGCTCGACAGGGCCATCCTGTGGCGAGCGAAGTCCCACGGGCTTTCGGACGTGCAGATCGCGTCGTTGCGAGGCCTCGACGAGGCCGACGTGTCGGTGGCGCGCGTCGTCACGGGCGTCTTGCCAGTCTTCAAGACGGTCGACACGTGCGCGGCCGAGTTCGAGTCACACACGCCGTATCACTACAGCACGTACGACGAGGAGACCGAGGTCGAGCCACGCGAACGCGAGGCCGTGATCATCCTGGGCTCGGGCCCCAACCGCATCGGTCAGGGAATCGAGTTCGACTACTCGTGCGTTCACGCTGCCCTGACGCTCAGGGACACGTACGAGACCGTCATGGTCAACTGCAACCCCGAGACAGTCTCGACCGACTACGACACCTCCGACCGTCTCTACTTTGAACCGTTGACATTCGAGGACGTCATGGCGGTTTACCACGCGGAACTCGCGGCCGGTCCCGTCAAGGGAATGCTGGTCCAGTTGGGCGGTCAGACTCCTCTCAGCCTAGCAAAGCGCCTGGCAGATGCCGGAGTGCCCATTCTAGGCACGAGCCCAGAGGCGATCGACAACGCGGAGGACAGGCGCGCGTTTGGCGCGGTCCTCGAAATTGCGGGACTACCGGCACCGGCCTACGGCACTGCGGACGGAATCGAAGAGGCGATCGTGATCGCAGAGCGCATCGGGTTCCCCGTGCTCGTGCGCCCGTCGTACGTGCTCGGTGGCCGCGGCATGGAGATCGTGTACGACAGGGAGCAGCTCGAGGATTACGGGACCCGCATGGAGGACGTGGGCGACCATGCCACCGACGCCCCTCTTCTCATCGACCGTTTCCTCGACGACGCCGTCGAGATCGACGTTGACGCCCTGTACGACGGAGAGGAATTGTTCCTCGCCGGCGTCATGGAGCACATCGAGGAGGCCGGTATCCATTCGGGTGACTCCGCATGCGTCCTTCCGCCGGTGACGCTGTCCGCCGCCGACCTGGGGCGCATTAGGACCTCGACCGAGGCGCTGGCCAAGGGCATCGGCGTCCGTGGCCTCATCAATGTCCAATTCGCCCTTGCGAGCGATGTGCTGTACGTGTTGGAGGCCAACCCACGCGCATCGCGCACCGTGCCGTTCGTGGCTAAGGCCACGGGAATCCCGCTAGCAAGGGCTGCGGCGCGCGTCATGCTTGGCGTCTCGATCGCGGAACTGCGCGCCGAGGGTGTGCTGCCGGTCGACGACGCGACGGTCTATCGGGACGATGCGCGCATCGCGGTGAAGGAAGCGGTGCTTCCGTTCAAGCGGTTCAGGACGCGAGAAGGGCTCGCCGTTGACTCGGTGCTCGGGCCCGAGATGCGGTCGACGGGCGAGGTCATGGGCTTCGACTCGACCTTCCCCTTGGCTTTCGCCAAGTCCCAAGCGGGAGCCATTGGGGGGCTTCCGCTCTCGGGCACCGTCTTCGTCTCGATGGCCGATCGTGACAAGCGCGCCATCGCGTTCCCCATCGCGCGACTCCACCAGCTCGGATTTACGATTCTGGCGACCGAGGGCACCGCCCGTGTGCTGAGAAGGCACGGCATCCCATCGAGCGTGGTGCGCAAGAAGTCTCAAGGTAGGGGAGAGGACGGCGAGCCGACGGTCGTAGACCTCATCAACGAGGGAAGGATTGACATGGTCGTCAACACTCCCTCCGGCCAAGGAGCGCGCGCGGACGGCTACGAGATTCGCGCGGCGGCGACGGCGGCCGACGTGGCAATTATCACCACGACCCAGCAACTTGCGGCCGCGGTGCAGGCAATTGAGGCGCTTCAGGGTGGCCGATTTGAGGTAATGAGCCTGCAGGATGTCGCCGCGTCTATCTCTAGAAAGCGAACGCCCAGGTAGCATGGCCTGAGACGACGATGCACGGCACCCCTTCAGGAAGGACCCCCATGGCTTTCGGCGCCCGATTGATGGCCGCAATGCGGGACCGTGGTCCCTTGTGTGTCGGCATCGATCCGCACCCTGAGTTACTGGAGCGTTGGGGCCTTCCGGATACACCGGCGTCCCTCGTCGCCTTCGCAGATGCAATTCTCGACGCGTCAGTGGATTCGGCGGCCGCAGTGAAGCCAAATTCCGCGTTCTATGAGCGACACGGGTCTCGTGGCATCGCCGCCCTGGAATACACCCTGGGCAGGGCGCGTGAAATGGGCCTCCTCACCATCCTCGACGTGAAGCGTGGAGACATCGGCTCCACGATGCAGGGGTATGCGGACGCGTACCTCGCCAAGGGCGCTCCCCTTGAGGCGGACTCCATCACGGTGTCGCCCTTTCTTGGCGTCGGATCACTGAGGCCCGCCTTCGAGCTTGCGGAGCACACCGGCAAGGGAGTCTTCATTTTGGCGCTCACCTCGAACCCAGAGGGAGCGTCGGTGCAGCACGCGAAAGGGCCCGACGGGCACGTTGCAGACGTGATCGCACGGGCCGCCGGAGCGCTGAACGAGGGCAAGGAGCCCATGGGCTCCGTCGGGCTCGTGGTCGGGGCGACCGTCGGCACCGCGATCGCGGAGCTCGGCATTGATCTTGAGGCCGTCAACGGCCCCCTGCTGGTGCCGGGGGTCGGCGCGCAAGGCGGTACCCCTGCCGACGTTGCGAGGGTCTTTGGCAATGTCAGGCATCGAGTACTCGTCAGCCAGTCACGCGGGGTTTTGCAGGCAGGACCCATCGTTGAAGAGCTGAGAGGCGCGATTCGAGCAGCATCGGGCGCCGCCCAATACTCCCTGGCGAGGACGAATGTTGACGAGTAACACCCGGAAACGGGTCCCGACAATGGAGGTGACATGGCTACACCAGAACTGACCGCGGAGCAGAGGGCGCAAGCTCTGATCAAGGCGACGGCGGTGCGTAGCGCCAGGCGAGTCTTTAAGGAGTCGCTTGCGAAAGGCGAGTTCGCGCTCGCTGATGCGATATCTCGCGCAAAGGCCGATGAGGCCCTCGCGGGAATTCGTGTTCACGATCTCATTCAGTGTTTGCCAGGCATCGGGCCCAAGAGGGCTACGGCGCTGATGGAAGACATCGGCATCTCCGCGGCAAGGCGCGTGCGTGGACTCGGCGCGCACCAAGTCGAGGCACTGTTGGCCCGCGAGCGTCGATGAGCAGACTCGTCGTTGTCGCGGGTCCGTCTGCAGTTGGCAAGGGGACCCTCGTCGCCGCGCTTCGCGCGAAGCGTGACGACGTATGGGTTTCCGTGTCGGCGACGACGCGGCAGCCTCGGCCGGGTGAACGAGACGGATTGCAGTACTACTTCGTGACTGACGACGAGTTTTCCCGCATGATCGACGCAGGGGAGTTGCTCGAGTGGGCAGTTGTCCACGGCATGCATCGATACGGAACCCCGCGCAAGGCGGTCGAGGAGCGCTTGGCCATGGACATGTCCGTGGTGCTTGAGATCGACCTGCAAGGTGCGCGTCAGGTAAAACGGACGATGCCAGAGGCGCTGTTCGTGTTCATTGCGCCCCCGACGTTCGAGGACTTGGTCGACCGCTTGGCCATCCGAGGCACCGAAGGCGACGAGGAACGACAGCGCCGACTTCACACCGCACGCGAGGAGCTTGCCGCCGTGGATGAGTTCGACGTCACCGTGGTCAACGACCGCCTTGACGACGCTGTGGCGGAGCTGGAGGCCATCGTGGCCTCGGCACGCTAGAATAGTTGGCGTTGTCTACCGCCAGGTAGGCGCTCGCTAGGAGGATCACGTGGCTGGAACCGTTGCACACCCCGAGGGCATTACCAACCCGCCCATCGACGAGCTGCTTGCAAAGGTCGACTCCAAGTACGCGCTGGTGATCTACGGCTCCAAGCGCGCCCGTCAGATCAACGCCTACTACGAGGCGCTCGGCGAGGGCCACTTCGAGAATGTTGGGCCTCTGGTTCCCGCTGACTCGACGGACAAGCCGCTGTCGGTCGCATTGCGCGAGATCAA from Demequina lutea includes:
- the mihF gene encoding integration host factor, actinobacterial type: MATPELTAEQRAQALIKATAVRSARRVFKESLAKGEFALADAISRAKADEALAGIRVHDLIQCLPGIGPKRATALMEDIGISAARRVRGLGAHQVEALLARERR
- the carB gene encoding carbamoyl-phosphate synthase large subunit, which translates into the protein MPRRDDIQTVMVIGSGPIVIGQACEFDYSGTQACRVLKAEGLRVVLLNSNPATIMTDPEFADATYVEPITTEIIERIIEKERPDALLPTLGGQTALNAAIAAAEAGILDKYNVELIGANLEAIHLGENRELFKGVVERCGAESARSHICHTMDELIAAAEDLKYPVVVRPSFTMGGLGSGLAYDEADLRRIGGQGLHYSPTTEVLLEESILGWKEYELELMRDKHDNVVVVCSIENVDPVGVHTGDSVTVAPALTLTDREYQKLRDVGIAVIREVGVDTGGCNIQFAVQPDTGRIIVIEMNPRVSRSSALASKATGFPIAKIAARLAIGYTLDEIPNDITGSTPASFEPSLDYVVVKVPRFAFEKFPKADPVLTTTMKSVGEAMALGRNFTEALGKAMRSIDKRGQVFHWEGEAPYGDGLDALIAQCAIPTEKRLVQVQQALRAALVDPTVVERVFDATAIDPWFLDQILLINEVALEVAEAEELDRAILWRAKSHGLSDVQIASLRGLDEADVSVARVVTGVLPVFKTVDTCAAEFESHTPYHYSTYDEETEVEPREREAVIILGSGPNRIGQGIEFDYSCVHAALTLRDTYETVMVNCNPETVSTDYDTSDRLYFEPLTFEDVMAVYHAELAAGPVKGMLVQLGGQTPLSLAKRLADAGVPILGTSPEAIDNAEDRRAFGAVLEIAGLPAPAYGTADGIEEAIVIAERIGFPVLVRPSYVLGGRGMEIVYDREQLEDYGTRMEDVGDHATDAPLLIDRFLDDAVEIDVDALYDGEELFLAGVMEHIEEAGIHSGDSACVLPPVTLSAADLGRIRTSTEALAKGIGVRGLINVQFALASDVLYVLEANPRASRTVPFVAKATGIPLARAAARVMLGVSIAELRAEGVLPVDDATVYRDDARIAVKEAVLPFKRFRTREGLAVDSVLGPEMRSTGEVMGFDSTFPLAFAKSQAGAIGGLPLSGTVFVSMADRDKRAIAFPIARLHQLGFTILATEGTARVLRRHGIPSSVVRKKSQGRGEDGEPTVVDLINEGRIDMVVNTPSGQGARADGYEIRAAATAADVAIITTTQQLAAAVQAIEALQGGRFEVMSLQDVAASISRKRTPR
- the gmk gene encoding guanylate kinase yields the protein MSRLVVVAGPSAVGKGTLVAALRAKRDDVWVSVSATTRQPRPGERDGLQYYFVTDDEFSRMIDAGELLEWAVVHGMHRYGTPRKAVEERLAMDMSVVLEIDLQGARQVKRTMPEALFVFIAPPTFEDLVDRLAIRGTEGDEERQRRLHTAREELAAVDEFDVTVVNDRLDDAVAELEAIVASAR
- the rpoZ gene encoding DNA-directed RNA polymerase subunit omega, with the protein product MAGTVAHPEGITNPPIDELLAKVDSKYALVIYGSKRARQINAYYEALGEGHFENVGPLVPADSTDKPLSVALREINEGNLLILGHTEV
- the pyrF gene encoding orotidine-5'-phosphate decarboxylase, whose protein sequence is MAFGARLMAAMRDRGPLCVGIDPHPELLERWGLPDTPASLVAFADAILDASVDSAAAVKPNSAFYERHGSRGIAALEYTLGRAREMGLLTILDVKRGDIGSTMQGYADAYLAKGAPLEADSITVSPFLGVGSLRPAFELAEHTGKGVFILALTSNPEGASVQHAKGPDGHVADVIARAAGALNEGKEPMGSVGLVVGATVGTAIAELGIDLEAVNGPLLVPGVGAQGGTPADVARVFGNVRHRVLVSQSRGVLQAGPIVEELRGAIRAASGAAQYSLARTNVDE